In Phyllostomus discolor isolate MPI-MPIP mPhyDis1 chromosome 2, mPhyDis1.pri.v3, whole genome shotgun sequence, the following are encoded in one genomic region:
- the PPP6R2 gene encoding serine/threonine-protein phosphatase 6 regulatory subunit 2 isoform X6: MDLLLRLVSCVEPAGLRQEVLRWLNEEKTIQRLVELIHPGEDEDRQSNASQTLCDIVRLGREQVGQLPEAPEPDPLLAVLESQDCVEQLLSNMFDGDQTESCLVSGTQVLLALLEVRRAGTEGLVDSFSQGLERLCPVSDSVLRGIEPRLKDFHQLLLHPPKKEAVLTTIGVLEEPLGNARLHGARLMAALLHTNTPSINQELCRLDTMGLLLDLFFKYTWNNFLHFQVELCIAAILSHAVREDRAEACEPEGRAEPPPGNGGSEAPQAAAGPPENTMVTHLFQKCCLVQRILEAWEANDHTQAAGGMRRGNMGHLTRIANAVVRNLERGPMQTPVSEVIRGLPADCRGRWESFVEETLTETNRRNAVDLVSTHHLHPSSEDEDMEGVFPNELSLQQAFSEYQVQQMTAAFVDQFGFNDEEFADQDDSVNAPFDRIAEINFSIDADEDSPSAALFEACCSDHIQPFDDDEDDDIWEDKETHCAARVTARARFGGPPASESCPENSPARGGQDRKDADGDVARAGAPPAAAQDGPRTEGGSEGSTWTAFDEPVSPTAPAPGVAMDVGSSVWAASARSASALEEKGWAKFTDFQPFCCSESGPGCSSPVGTGRGDAQGGLSQGLERAPDPAAPCTWSVCVSRDAPLVAPDSNKDEQKVAVASQAVSMGPGREAPPVPASAPRATSTLPGPTSPAPAEATSALAGAVPPAAATATVPPGPVVAVTTAATAGPAVSTVAVLGTVTKDRKVDVPPPTGATSNGPV, from the exons ATGGACCTGCTGCTTCGCCTGGTCAGCTGCGTGGAGCCAGCCGGGCTCAGGCAGGAAGTGCTGCGG TGGCTGAACGAGGAGAAGACCATCCAGAGGCTGGTGGAGCTGATCCATCCGGGGGAGGACGAAGAT AGGCAGTCCAACGCTTCCCAGACGCTCTGTGACATCGTCCGGCTGGGCAGGGAGCAAGTCGGCCAGCTGCCCGAGGCCCCGGAGCCGGACCCCCTCCTCGCAGTGCTGGAGTC GCAGGACTGTGTGGAGCAGCTCCTGAGCAACATGTTCGACGGAGACCAGACCGAGAGCTGCCTCGTCAGCGGGACGCAGGTGTTGCTGGCCTTGCTGGAAGTGCGGCGGGCCGG GACAGAGGGCCTGGTGGACTCCTTTTCTCAGGGACTGGAGAGGCTGTGCCCCGTCAGCGACAGTGTCCTGCGCGGCATCGAGCCACGGCTGAAGGActtccaccagctgctgctccaCCCACCAAAG AAAGAAGCGGTCCTGACCACCATCGGCGTGCTGGAGGAGCCCCTGGGGAACGCACGTCTGCACGGCGCCCGCCTCATGGCCGCCCTGCTGCACACGAACACGCCCAGCATCAACCAGGAGCTCTGCCGGCTCGACACCATGGGCTTACTGCTG GACCTGTTCTTCAAGTACACCTGGAATAACTTCCTGCACTTCCAAGTGGAGCTGTGCATAGCCGCCATCCTCTCCCACGCCGTCCGGGAGGACAGGGCGGAAGCCTGTGAGCCCGAGGGCAGGGCGGAGCCTCCGCCTGGGAACGGGGGCTCCGAGGCCCCCCAGGCTGCTGCCGGCCCCCCCGAGAACACGATGGTGACCCAC CTGTTCCAGAAGTGCTGCCTGGTCCAAAGGATCCTGGAGGCCTGGGAGGCCAACGACCACACACA GGCAGCCGGTGGCATGAGGCGCGGGAACATGGGCCACCTCACCCGGATCGCCAATGCGGTGGTGCGGAACCTGGAGAGGGGCCCCATGCAGACCCCAGTCAGCGAGGTCATCCGAG GACTCCCTGCAGATTGCCGCGGGCGCTGGGAGAGCTTCGTGGAGGAGACGCTGACAGAGACCAACCGCAGAAACGCCGTGGACCTG GTGAGcacccaccacctccacccctcGAGTGAAGACGAGGACATGGAGGGCGTGTTCCCCAACGAGCTGTCCCTTCAGCAG gcgTTCTCCGAGTACCAGGTGCAGCAGATGACGGCCGCCTTCGTGGACCAGTTCGGCTTCAACGACGAGGAGTTCGCAGACCAGGACGACAGTGTCAA CGCTCCGTTCGACCGGATTGCAGAGATCAACTTCAGCATCGACGCCGACGAGGACAGC CCCAGCGCGGCTCTGTTTGAGGCCTGCTGCAGCGACCACATCCAGCCCTTTGACGACGACGAGGACGACGACATCTGGGAGGACAAGGAGACTCATTGTGCCGCCCGGGTCACGGCCAGAGCCAG GTTTGGGGGCCCCCCTGCCTCCGAGAGCTGCCCGGAGAACAGCCCGGCCCGGGGAGGCCAGGACCGGAAGGATGCTGATGGGGATGTGGCTCGGGCGGGGGCTCCTCCGGCCGCTGCCCAGGACGGTCCCCGCACAGAGGGTGGCTCAGAAG GCTCCACGTGGACAGCATTTGATGAGCCAGTGAGCCCGACTGCTCCAGCCCCAGGAGTAGCAATGGATGTGGGTTCCAGTGTGTGGGCAGCCAGCGCCCGCAGCGCCTCGGCTCTGGAGGAGAAAGGCTGGGCCAAGTTCACTGACTTCCAGCCTTTCTGCTG CTCCGAGTCGGGGCCCGGGTGCAGCTCCCCGGTGGGCACAGGACGTGGCGATGCCCAGGGTGGCCTGAGCCAGGGCCTGGAGAGAGCCC CCGACCCTGCTGCCCCATGCACCTGGAGTGTGTGTGTCTCCAGGGACGCCCCTCTGGTGGCCCCGGACAGCAACAAGGACGAGCAGAAGGTGGCTGTTGCCTCGCAGGCTGTCAGCATGGGTCCCGGTCGGGAGGCCCCCCCAGTGCCTGCATCAGCTCCCAG GGCCACCAGCACGCTGCcaggccccacctcccctgcACCTGCTGAAgccacctctgccctggctggggctgtgCCCCCTGCGGCAGCCACCGCAACAGTCCCCCCTGGGCCCGTGGTGGCTGTCACCACTGCAGCCACAGCCGGCCCAGCCGTCTCTACAGTGGCTGTTCTGGGGACAGTGACAAAGGACAG GAAGGTGGACGTGCCACCACCCACAGGAGCCACCTCCAACGGCCCCGTGTGA